Proteins from a genomic interval of Onychostoma macrolepis isolate SWU-2019 chromosome 17, ASM1243209v1, whole genome shotgun sequence:
- the jmjd7 gene encoding bifunctional peptidase and (3S)-lysyl hydroxylase JMJD7, whose translation MDAVNECLRTFPKEVRELYLNDAVPYLDGPLSPLQFYRDWIGPNKPCIIRNAFSDWPALSKWNAAYLREKVGPKVISVAVTPNGYADAVNGDRFVMPEERQMTFSSLLDIIEGKVKSSGVFYVQKQCSNLTEELPELTGDVQTHIPWMSEALGKQPDAVNFWLGEESAVTSMHKDHYENLYCVISGQKEFILLPPTDRPCIPYELYQPATYRQKEDGNFEIVDEEDSTKVPWIPLDPLNPDYERYPSYRLAKPLLCTVKAGEMLYLPSLWFHHVRQSHGCIAVNFWYDMEYDIKYNYFQLVESLTNAVGLL comes from the exons ATGGATGCAGTTAATGAATGCTTGAGAACTTTTCCTAAAGAAGTTCGGG AGCTTTATCTTAATGATGCAGTGCCATACCTGGATGGGCCCCTCTCTCCACTTCAGTTTTATCGTGACTGGATTGGTCCCAACAAGCCCTGCATCATTCGCAATGCCTTCAGTGATTGGCCAGCTTTGTCTAAATGGAACGCCGCATATCTCAG AGAGAAAGTGGGCCCCAAAGTTATCAGTGTGGCTGTCACTCCAAACGGATATGCAGATGCCGTGAACGGGGATCGCTTTGTGATGCCAGAGGAGCGTCAGATGACCTTTAGCTCTCTGCTGGATATCATTGAGGGGAAGGTGAAGAGCAGTGGTGTGTTTTACGTTCAGAAGCAATGCTCAAATCTGACTGAGGAGTTACCGGAGCTGACGGGAGACGTACAGACTCACATCCCCTGGATGAGTGAAGCTCTTG gAAAACAGCCTGATGCTGTAAATTTCTGGCTTGGGGAGGAAAGCGCTGTCACATCGA TGCATAAAGATCATTATGAGAACCTGTACTGTGTGATCTCTGGACAGAAAGAGTTTATTTTGCTTCCGCCGACTGATAGACCTTGCATACCATATG AGCTCTACCAGCCAGCGACATACAGACAGAAAGAAGATGGCAACTTTGAAATAGTGGATGAGGAAGATTCAACCAAA GTGCCCTGGATCCCTCTAGACCCCCTGAACCCAGATTATGAGCGCTATCCCTCCTATAGGCTGGCTAAACCTCTGCTCTGCACTGTGAAAGCTGGAGAGATGTTGTACCTGCCCTCCCTGTGGTTCCACCACGTTAGACAGTCTCATGGCTGCATAGCGG TGAATTTCTGGTATGACATGGAATATGATATCAAGTACAATTACTTCCAGCTTGTGGAGTCCTTGACAAACGCTGTTGGATTACTGTGA
- the mapkbp1 gene encoding mitogen-activated protein kinase-binding protein 1 isoform X4, with protein MPAVRVWDVAERTQVAELQEHKYGVACVAFSPNSKYIVSVGYQHDMIVNVWAWKKNVVVAANKVSSKVMAVSFSDDSSYFVTAGNRHVKFWYLNHTKSSKVNATVPLLGRSGLLGELRNNFFSDVACGKGRKANSTFCITSSGLLCEFNDKRMLDKWVELRKNDSFATSMATSLSVSEDLIFCGCADGTVRAFSPTDLHFICTLPHPHSLGTDITTVTEASHLFAYKENVRYPDAVAVSYDPTNRWLSCVYNDHSLYVWDVRDLRKVGKVYSALYHSACVWSVEVYPEPRDGEQPRLSPGSFLSCSSDNTIRLWNTDTQNTTLSRNVISNDLQKVIYMDSNTSTLLDTDCTISEKADPQTSENRTGIRTMCVSPDGLHLASGDRNGTLRIHDLESMEEILDVQAHDSEILCLEYSKPETGLKLLATASRDRLIHVLDADREYGLLQTLDEHSSSITAVRFAANDGKVRMISCGADKSVYFRTAQKTEEGTAFTRTHHIVRKTTLYDMDIDPTRKYAVIGCQDRSIRIFNICNGKQKKVYKGSQGEDGTLIKVQTDPSGLYVATSCSDKNISIFDLYTGECVAIMFGHSEIVTGMKFTNDCKHLISVSGDSCIFVWRLCPELTINMRQRLSDLKQSSKPVQKTPPNKQHTLGTRKEIHSVPVIGTMSSDSDKDVEEEEGIEEEDEMFPHLSSGSSGGEDTGSSEEKHNTLNSHMKKSNSCEHEGSGPRPRRRWSRRLGSMDLKVKSMLDLRQLESFAMPLFSSKTQDAHKDLPPPRNQELGSTISLQTIAAWVPEENEPGGQARPHYIKLSPQTPETEVLYPEGCEDQISLAGSEYQVKKFPHGVKCAKVNSCPEKQSPDSACSMEYSSSRLSSPEHPGEDSEPTEPLSVDGNSSELDMEDLDEEEEDSLRKNEVQTPVPQAPDQEAFLNRHFANLSDLNNPASPTRVTPNISDSMSSKFLSQNSPSRTPFLFPSNKSSNIKTTSGVVRPLISEVRPLMENKSPGKQQESHGTERTTGQRLIQKKRTPIMDSRRLISPVAKAAASHNSSAGMRKAQSIHNISSEADAVQTSNRPSKEVHPQPQTPDHQQTQRPRRSLPTVPLISPTTALPKDITTPTKSKSRSYMSPTTSSMAKMSRSVSMGDNLNVVELEDTGSSDLRRGSSSDTSNPLSTSQSKPTTPVAQVSSPNTSASPFPGPSMPHAAVIPTLSTGSTGNSSSKGLQVKLTGSARPLLHIDIPNPLPDKPSLSSLSPCSKTPKPVQKEKESSSRTPTTPSSNPGAVHPPNSIVQPVTAVCLSPSETPDQIELSMVLVPRQTNNLTEDELHSHTKPRKEDTSKTVCPPMSRCSLSRLQSSSGSQDSGLPGHQSSLVPSSVLLRLGLSKHFFTKGLWPLSSSTSSITSFISSSPSSPINHYHLQDTSLSVDSCRLVANELQSSFKRASHLYKMLSNSTDSSEEQQEMAHVLAKAFEAMRDELNCLPPCTPLRSPSTCTVRTLANSDATLGDDRTLALLEQYSRLLLSAVEKRMDNKI; from the exons aaaaatgttgtgGTTGCCGCAAACAAGGTGTCCAGTAAAGTGATGGCTGTGTCTTTCTCAGATGACAGCTCGTACTTTGTTACAGCCGGGAATAGACACGTGAAGTTCTGGTATCTTAACCACACCAAGTCGTCCAAG GTGAACGCTACAGTACCGTTATTGGGACGCTCTGGTCTTCTTGGAGAGCTGCGGAATAACTTCTTTAGCGATGTGGCCTGTGGAAAGGGCCGGAAGGCGAACAGCACCTTCTGCATCACTTCCTCTGGGCTGCTCTGTGAATTCAACGACAAAAGAATGCTGGACAAGTGGGTGGAGCTCAGG AAAAATGACAGTTTCGCA accAGTATGGCCACGTCTCTGTCCGTCAGCGAGGATCTGATCTTCTGTGGTTGTGCTGATGGGACTGTGAGAGCGTTCAGCCCCACTGACCTGCACTTTATCTGTACGCTGCCTCACCCTCACAGCCTGGGCACAGACATCACCACTGTTACTGAGGCCAG CCATCTCTTCGCCTACAAGGAAAACGTCCGCTATCCTGACGCAGTGGCCGTGTCCTATGACCCCACGAACCGCTGGCTGTCCTGTGTCTACAACGATCACAGTCTGTACGTGTGGGATGTACGTGATCTTCGTAAAGTGGGCAAGGTTTACTCAGCGCTCTACCATTCGGCCTGTGTATGGAGTGTGGAG GTGTACCCAGAGCCGAGGGATGGAGAGCAGCCACGTTTGTCTCCCGGATCGTTCCTCAGCTGTTCTTCTGACAATACTATCCGTTTGTGGAACACAGACACTCAGAACACCACCCTCAGCCGAAACGTCATCAGCAAT GACCTCCAGAAGGTCATTTATATGGACAGCAACACCTCCACCCTGCTGGACACGGATTGCACCATCTCTGAGAAGGCCGACCCACAGACCTCAGAGAACCGGACAGGCATTAGGACCATGTGCGTGAGCCCAGACGGGCTGCACCTGGCATCAGGGGACCGCAATGGAACACTGAG AATCCATGATTTGGAGAGCATGGAGGAAATTCTAGACGTTCAGGCCCACGACTCTGAGATCCTGTGTCTAGAGTACTCAAAACCCGAGACTG GGCTGAAATTGTTGGCCACCGCCAGCAGAGACAGACTGATCCATGTTCTGGATGCGGATCGGGAATACGGCCTCCTGCAAACACTGGATGAACACTCTTCCTCTATCACTGCTGTCCGATTCGCTG ctAATGATGGGAAAGTCAGGATGATCAGTTGCGGTGCCGATAAGAGCGTCTACTTCCGCACGGCACAGAAG ACAGAGGAGGGAACAGCGTTCACGCGCACTCATCACATAGTAAGGAAGACTACTCTGTATGACATGGACATCGACCCCACAAGGAAATACGCTGTTATTGGATGTCAGGATCGCAGCAtcag GATCTTTAACATCTGCAATGGCAAACAGAAGAAAGTCTACAAGGGCTCCCAAGGGGAGGACGGGACCCTTATCAAG GTTCAGACGGATCCTTCTGGTCTCTATGTGGCCACAAGCTGCTCGGACAAAAACATCAGCATCTTTGACTTATACACTGGAGAATGTGTGGCCATCATGTTTGGCCATTCTG AGATTGTAACAGGAATGAAGTTTACTAATGACTGTAAACATCTGATATCTGTGTCGGGAGACAG CTGTATCTTTGTGTGGAGGCTTTGTCCTGAATTGACCATCAATATGAGACAACGGCTTTCAGACCTGAAACAGAGCAGCAAACCTGTTCAGAAGACCCCTCCAAATAAACAACACACACTTGG CACAAGGAAAGAAATCCACAGTGTCCCGGTCATTGGCACCATGTCGTCCGACAGTGACAAAGACGTGGAGGAAGAGGAGGGCattgaagaggaagatgagatgTTCCCTCACCTGTCATCAGGCAGCAGTGGTGGCGAGGACACAG GATCATCTgaagaaaaacacaacacactcaATTCCCACATGAAGAAG TCCAACAGTTGTGAACATGAGGGTTCAGGTCCACGACCAAGACGGCGCTGGTCCAGGCGATTGGGTAGTATGGATCTGAAGGTGAAGTCCATGCTGGACCTGAGGCAGCTGGAGTCGTTCGCCATGCCTCTCTTCTCCAGCAAAACCCAAGACGCTCATAAAGATCTTCCACCGCCTAGGAACCAAGAACTGGGCAGCACCATCAGTCTGCAGACTATTGCCGCATGG GTACCTGAAGAGAATGAACCAGGAGGACAAGCACGTCCTCATTACATCAAACTGTCCCCTCAAACCCCAGAGACAGAGGTGCTGTATCCTGAGGGATGTGAAGACCAAATCAGTCTTGCTGGAAG TGAGTATCAAGTGAAAAAGTTTCCCCATGGAGTGAAATGTGCTAAAGTGAATTCTTGCCCTGAGAAGCAGAGTCCAGACAGCGCCTGCTCTATGGAGTATTCCAGCAGTCGTCTCTCAAGCCCCGAACACCCTGGAGAag ACTCTGAGCCGACTGAGCCATTGAGTGTAGATGGAAACTCATCAGAACTGGATATGGAAGATCTtgatgaggaagaggaggacaGCCTGAGGAAGAATGAGGTTCAGACTCCTGTACCTCAGGCCCCAGACCAGGAGGCGTTTCTCAACAGGCACTTTGCAAACCTGTCAGACCTCAATAACCCTG CAAGTCCAACCAGAGTAACTCCAAATATCTCTGACAGCATGTCATCGAAGTTTCTCTCTCAGAACTCTCCTAGCAG AACTCCATTCCTGTTCCCCTCAAACAAAAGCAGTAACATTAAAACCACCAGTGGAGTAGTGCGGCCACTTATCTCAGAGGTGCGGCCCCTCATGGAGAATAAGAGTCCAGGCAAACAGCAGGAATCCCATGGAACTGAGAGGACAACAGGTCAACGTTTAATCCAGAAGAAACGCACACCCATCATGGATTCCCGCAGACTGATCAGCCCTGTCGCTAAAGCTGCCGCAAGTCACAACAGTTCTGCAGGCATGAGGAAAGCTCAGTCTATCCACAACATCTCCTCTGAGG CTGATGCGGTCCAGACATCCAATCGTCCTTCTAAGGAAGTCCATCCACAGCCGCAGACTCCAGACCACCAACAGACACAAAGACCACGGCGTTCCCTTCCTACCGTCCCGCTCATCAGCCCCACGACTGCCCTGCCAAAGGACATCACCACACCTACCAAATCCAAATCCCGTTCCTACATGAGTCCTACCACTAGCTCTATGGCCAAGATGTCCCGCTCTGTTTCCATGGGTGACAACTTGAATGTGGTAGAGCTAGAAGACACAGGATCTTCAGACCTACGCCGGGGCTCAAGTTCGGACACTTCCAACCCTCTGAGCACCTCCCAAAGCAAGCCCACCACTCCTGTTGCCCAGGTTTCATCCCCTAATACTTCAGCATCCCCATTTCCAGGCCCCTCCATGCCCCATGCAGCAGTCATACCCACGTTGAGCACTGGCTCAACTGGAAACTCTTCCTCTAAAGGTCTTCAGGTCAAACTGACTGGCAGTGCTCGACCACTGCTCCATATAGACATTCCTAATCCTCTTCCAGATAAGCCCTCGTTATCTTCCCTCTCGCCATGCAGCAAGACCCCCAAACCTGTACAAAAGGAAAAGGAGTCCTCAAGTAGAACTCCAACAACTCCCTCTTCAAATCCTGGAGCAGTTCACCCGCCCAACAGCATTGTACAACCGGTCACAGCTGTTTGTTTGAGTCCATCTGAAACCCCAGACCAGATTGAGCTTAGTATGGTACTTGTTCCCAGACAGACCAACAATTTAACAGAAGATGAACTCCACTCGCACACAAAGCCGAGAAAAGAGGACACCTCCAAGACTGTGTGTCCTCCCATGAGCCGGTGCAGTCTAAGTCGTCTTCAGTCTTCCTCAGGATCTCAAGATTCAGGTTTGCCAGGACATCAGTCTTCCCTTGTTCCATCTTCTGTTCTGCTACGGCTTGGGCTGTCTAAACACTTCTTTACCAAAGGGCTCTGGCCTCTATCATCCTCTACCTCCTCCATCACATCCTTCATCTCTTCTTCACCCTCTTCACCCATTAACCATTACCACCTGCAGG ACACATCTCTCAGTGTGGATTCTTGTAGGCTGGTTGCCAATGAATTGCAAAGCAGTTTTAAAAGAGCCTCCCACCTCTACAAAATG CTAAGCAACTCCACCGACTCCAGTGAGGAGCAGCAGGAGATGGCACATGTGCTGGCCAAAGCATTTGAGGCGATGAGAGACGAGCTGAATTGCCTGCCACCATGCACTCCTTTAAGATCTCCCAGCACTTGCACTGTGCGCACATTAGCTAACAGTGATGCAACATTAGGTGACGACAGGACACTTGCTCTTTTAGAGCAGTACTCCAGACTGCTGCTCAGCGCAGTGGAGAAGAGGATGGACAACAAAATCTGA